A genomic segment from Nitrospira sp. encodes:
- a CDS encoding Octaprenyl diphosphate synthase, with protein sequence MPNGPTTLTLHSMADVWDVYREELEGVEDQIRKNLDSSVALVNTVAAHILNSGGKRIRPLFVLLSARLCEYAGRDHHALGSLVEFIHTATLLHDDVVDDADLRRGRRTASKVWGNQISILVGDYLYSRAICQIVDFRNQGINEAMAEACRKMAEGEVLQLYYNGNPLMPEPEYLRIIEHKTAGLIAASCKIGAIVGGATEELQEALFRFGQRLGIAFQLADDTLDYTANGEQLGKALGQDLRQGKATLPLLHLLQHCSEQDRELIKDRMETRTLTDEELRRIVALMQEYGSIAYAIERARAFVAAAKRDLDLFHDNTAKRALSITADYMVTRDR encoded by the coding sequence ATGCCGAACGGACCGACCACCCTCACGCTCCACAGCATGGCTGATGTGTGGGATGTGTACCGTGAGGAGCTGGAAGGGGTCGAGGACCAGATTCGAAAAAACCTCGATTCCAGCGTGGCCCTGGTCAACACGGTAGCCGCCCACATCCTCAACAGCGGCGGCAAACGCATCCGGCCGCTCTTCGTCCTACTCAGTGCCAGGCTCTGCGAATATGCCGGCCGCGACCATCACGCACTCGGCAGCCTGGTCGAATTCATCCACACCGCGACCTTGCTGCACGACGACGTCGTGGATGACGCCGACCTGCGTCGAGGTCGCAGAACCGCGAGCAAGGTCTGGGGCAACCAAATCAGCATTCTCGTCGGCGACTATCTCTACTCGCGCGCGATCTGCCAAATCGTCGATTTCCGCAATCAAGGGATCAACGAAGCCATGGCCGAGGCCTGCCGGAAGATGGCCGAAGGCGAGGTCTTGCAGCTCTATTACAACGGCAATCCGTTGATGCCGGAACCGGAATATCTCCGCATCATCGAGCACAAGACGGCCGGCCTCATTGCGGCATCGTGCAAGATCGGCGCAATCGTCGGCGGGGCTACCGAAGAATTACAGGAGGCGCTGTTCCGGTTCGGACAGCGGTTGGGCATTGCGTTCCAACTGGCGGACGACACGCTGGACTACACCGCCAACGGCGAGCAACTGGGCAAGGCGCTCGGGCAGGACCTTCGACAAGGCAAAGCGACCCTCCCGCTGCTGCATCTCTTGCAGCATTGCTCGGAGCAAGATCGGGAGTTGATCAAGGATCGGATGGAGACACGAACCTTGACGGATGAGGAGCTCCGCCGCATCGTGGCCTTGATGCAGGAGTATGGGTCCATCGCCTATGCCATAGAGCGGGCACGGGCTTTCGTCGCCGCCGCCAAGCGCGATCTCGACCTGTTCCACGACAACACCGCCAAGCGCGCCCTGTCCATCACCGCCGATTACATGGTAACTCGCGACCGCTGA